Proteins co-encoded in one Dehalogenimonas sp. WBC-2 genomic window:
- a CDS encoding TRAP transporter solute receptor TAXI family precursor (TRAP transporter solute receptor, TAXI family precursor, unknown substrate 2) yields the protein MKTVFKKWIQVLMAVSLSAMLLWGCGGHPASDDQDTDDAFTWPAALHFAATGSSGEAKMVSWASVMQNGLDGPIIRVVNEAAWTNTYQDMKANQMVLSQIDKSTLKDSIEALNEYASADGGPWMAGMVWVDSLASTGFMVRGNSTIFKPEDIKPGTRIAIWNDKSATLSPFLSLLAWAGVSEQDIVWVNTGSYDACPRAVVEGRADIAMAAPVAPSVMEASAAPSGIRYISLKPADNPQGAAAFLQNSPLYDFGPITAGPDSAIGTWTISSYKYLGANMDTDPELIYNLVKWLDENYDLYKDSYTSNTNMTLQDVLLTLQTTFMPVHPGLVKYLKEKGIWNADYEKRNETNIALFQKYVDGYKEAMTLATAQNIDIKPNNLAWIEFWENYKKDKGIPLIRMHLSLSQNAAIVLPSGYIDPA from the coding sequence ATGAAAACGGTTTTCAAAAAATGGATTCAGGTCTTAATGGCAGTCAGTCTGTCTGCGATGTTACTGTGGGGATGTGGCGGCCACCCGGCTTCGGATGATCAAGACACCGACGACGCTTTTACGTGGCCTGCGGCGCTTCACTTCGCCGCCACCGGTTCATCTGGCGAAGCTAAGATGGTTAGTTGGGCATCAGTGATGCAGAACGGCCTGGATGGACCGATCATCCGCGTCGTAAACGAGGCAGCTTGGACAAACACATACCAGGACATGAAAGCTAACCAGATGGTACTGTCCCAGATCGACAAATCAACTCTCAAAGACAGTATCGAAGCCCTGAACGAGTACGCCTCTGCGGACGGAGGCCCCTGGATGGCGGGCATGGTTTGGGTAGATTCGTTAGCTTCAACAGGTTTTATGGTCCGTGGCAATTCAACTATTTTCAAACCTGAGGACATCAAACCCGGTACCAGGATAGCCATCTGGAACGACAAGTCGGCGACATTATCTCCTTTCCTTTCGTTATTGGCATGGGCCGGAGTTTCGGAGCAAGATATTGTCTGGGTCAACACCGGCTCTTACGATGCCTGTCCCCGCGCGGTCGTTGAAGGTCGTGCCGATATCGCCATGGCGGCGCCTGTCGCTCCGTCTGTCATGGAAGCCTCTGCTGCCCCATCAGGTATCAGGTATATCTCCCTCAAACCCGCTGATAACCCTCAGGGCGCTGCCGCTTTCCTGCAAAACAGTCCGCTTTACGATTTTGGACCGATAACTGCAGGCCCTGATAGCGCCATAGGCACATGGACTATCTCAAGCTACAAATATCTGGGTGCCAATATGGACACAGATCCTGAACTGATCTACAACCTGGTAAAATGGCTTGATGAAAACTACGACCTTTACAAGGATAGTTATACTTCAAACACCAATATGACCTTACAAGATGTTTTATTGACGCTTCAAACTACCTTTATGCCGGTTCATCCCGGCCTCGTTAAGTACCTGAAGGAAAAAGGCATCTGGAATGCTGACTATGAAAAGCGCAACGAGACAAATATCGCGCTCTTTCAGAAATATGTGGATGGTTATAAAGAAGCGATGACCCTGGCGACTGCGCAAAACATAGATATCAAACCTAACAATTTAGCATGGATAGAATTTTGGGAAAACTACAAAAAAGATAAAGGCATACCGCTGATCAGAATGCACCTAAGCCTTAGTCAGAATGCAGCAATTGTACTTCCCTCCGGTTACATAGACCCGGCGTAA
- a CDS encoding pyrophosphate-energized proton pump produces MFIVEGEVGQLKDEHGVVQGKRSFAHAAAVVGDTVGGPLKPTAGPSLHVLIKLLSTITLMLLPLFI; encoded by the coding sequence TTGTTCATAGTTGAGGGAGAAGTTGGCCAACTCAAGGACGAGCATGGTGTGGTACAGGGCAAGCGCTCCTTCGCTCATGCAGCAGCCGTCGTCGGTGATACAGTGGGCGGCCCTTTGAAACCCACTGCGGGACCATCTTTACATGTACTAATCAAGCTACTCTCCACCATCACTTTGATGTTGCTACCTCTGTTCATCTAA
- a CDS encoding NAD kinase, with the protein MIFKRIGIIYHPLNKAALDLGREIADYLETAGYDYWMVSAWDGDSINLQMGGTDLIITTGGDGTILRAAQAVLPLDIPIISVNLGKLGFMTELPSAEALGLLPKILAGEGWSDYRTVLETDLLPGGNDEPGGHSIFAVNDVVTARGGIARIISVDCHIDSAHYAIFKGDGAIIATATGSTGYNFAAGGPVLHPQSEDMLLTPILPHLGRSYTMVVPGQKTISLKISTHHQATLCIDGHINRSLVTGDIIRVRTSRHRLHFLRLRPPDSFYTDTDHKLKGNRI; encoded by the coding sequence ATGATTTTTAAACGTATCGGTATAATTTATCATCCGCTCAATAAAGCGGCTCTGGACCTTGGCAGAGAGATAGCCGACTATCTGGAAACAGCTGGTTACGACTATTGGATGGTGTCTGCCTGGGACGGTGACAGTATCAACCTTCAGATGGGCGGCACCGATCTCATCATCACCACCGGCGGTGACGGTACAATTCTGCGGGCAGCCCAGGCGGTATTACCGCTGGATATACCTATTATCAGTGTCAACCTGGGTAAACTGGGCTTCATGACCGAATTGCCATCCGCAGAAGCTCTTGGTCTGTTGCCTAAAATCCTCGCTGGTGAAGGTTGGAGTGATTACCGCACCGTATTGGAAACAGATTTGCTGCCCGGCGGCAATGATGAACCGGGCGGACATAGTATCTTTGCGGTAAACGATGTTGTTACCGCCCGCGGCGGTATTGCCCGCATTATCAGTGTGGATTGCCATATTGACAGCGCCCATTACGCCATCTTTAAAGGCGACGGCGCCATCATCGCCACCGCCACCGGCTCAACCGGTTATAACTTCGCTGCCGGCGGCCCCGTCCTGCACCCTCAGTCTGAAGACATGCTGCTAACCCCCATCCTGCCTCACCTGGGACGCAGCTACACCATGGTGGTTCCGGGGCAGAAGACGATCTCATTGAAAATAAGCACCCATCATCAAGCCACATTGTGCATTGACGGGCATATCAACCGCTCGCTGGTTACCGGCGATATCATCCGGGTTAGAACCAGCCGTCACCGCTTGCATTTCCTCCGTCTGCGCCCTCCGGACTCTTTTTACACCGATACCGACCATAAACTGAAAGGCAACCGCATATAG
- a CDS encoding N-acetylglutamate synthase — MNIEKATIKDVIQIQKLVNSFAERGQMLARPLSEIYENIRDFFVIRENNAVVACAALHISWSDLAEVKSLAVEAEHRRRKLGTTLVKACLAEATALGISTVFCLTYQPEFFGTCGFKEVEKKELPHKVWGECYRCPKFPDCDESAMTLTIPVAAGV, encoded by the coding sequence ATGAACATCGAAAAAGCCACCATAAAAGACGTTATACAGATACAAAAACTGGTCAATTCCTTTGCCGAAAGAGGACAGATGCTTGCACGGCCTCTTTCCGAGATATATGAAAATATCCGTGACTTCTTCGTAATTCGTGAGAACAACGCGGTAGTGGCCTGCGCCGCGTTGCACATCAGTTGGTCTGACTTGGCCGAGGTCAAGTCCCTGGCGGTGGAAGCTGAACACCGGCGCCGAAAATTGGGCACCACCCTTGTGAAAGCATGCCTCGCCGAAGCCACAGCCCTGGGTATAAGCACCGTTTTTTGTCTGACTTATCAACCGGAGTTCTTCGGAACCTGCGGCTTTAAGGAAGTTGAAAAGAAGGAACTGCCCCATAAGGTATGGGGTGAATGCTACCGCTGTCCCAAGTTCCCAGATTGTGATGAGTCTGCCATGACCCTCACCATCCCGGTGGCCGCCGGTGTCTGA
- a CDS encoding ADP-ribose pyrophosphatase — protein MSEETIERVVVFTGKVITVRQDTITSPDGKIKTREVVEYPGAVAMVAVDNNGDFLLVRQYRHAPALELLEIPAGGIDAGETPEDAVRREMQEETGYFPGHIEHLTSLYSAPGYSTELLHIYLTTELKPARLVAEDTYEITLLRASKSDILKMINDRTICDGKSVAALLFYINMR, from the coding sequence GTGTCTGAAGAAACCATTGAGCGGGTCGTGGTCTTTACCGGCAAGGTCATAACCGTGCGCCAGGACACCATTACTTCACCCGATGGCAAAATAAAGACGCGCGAAGTGGTGGAGTATCCGGGAGCGGTTGCCATGGTCGCTGTTGATAATAACGGTGACTTTTTACTGGTTCGCCAGTACCGCCACGCCCCTGCCCTGGAACTCCTGGAAATACCGGCTGGCGGCATCGATGCTGGAGAAACCCCGGAAGACGCCGTCCGCCGTGAGATGCAGGAAGAGACCGGTTATTTCCCTGGTCATATCGAACATCTTACAAGTCTGTACTCCGCACCAGGTTATTCCACCGAATTGCTTCATATTTATCTGACGACTGAACTTAAACCGGCACGATTGGTAGCCGAGGATACCTATGAGATTACCCTTTTGAGAGCATCGAAATCCGACATATTGAAGATGATAAACGATAGAACCATCTGCGACGGCAAAAGCGTCGCCGCTCTGCTCTTTTACATTAATATGAGATAG
- the azID gene encoding branched-chain amino acid transport protein AzlD translates to MRMEMLLLFLGMAVVTFIPRFLPMALVSRLSIPARVKVFLDYVPVAVLSALVFPSIFAAEGGGIGLEPHLLLSAAAVFLFSYKVRNLWGAVVLGMAVYWVLGLTI, encoded by the coding sequence ATGCGAATGGAAATGTTACTCCTGTTTCTGGGTATGGCTGTTGTGACATTCATACCGCGCTTTTTGCCGATGGCTTTGGTCAGTCGCCTGAGCATACCTGCCAGAGTCAAGGTATTCCTGGATTACGTTCCAGTGGCGGTGCTCTCCGCCCTGGTTTTTCCGTCTATATTCGCTGCCGAGGGGGGCGGGATAGGGCTGGAACCGCATTTGCTCCTGTCTGCCGCTGCGGTGTTTCTCTTTTCGTACAAAGTGCGTAACCTATGGGGAGCGGTGGTATTGGGCATGGCGGTATATTGGGTGCTGGGATTAACGATATAG
- the azIC gene encoding AzlC family protein: protein MGMAYGVLARAAGLSIWETGAMSLMVFAGASQFIAVGLIGASAAIIPIVLTTFVVNVRHVLMSSVMATYFKGQPLRTLIPLSAQLTDESFALAMADTSRMAGKPRFQIALQMTAYSAWVGGSVAGAFFGSLVDSASYGIPFAMTALFICLLVPQIRSRSHLVVAIVAGAVALIFKEMLPNNLYIIVAAVAAALVGLWLTQARGKPVKTIETVGENN from the coding sequence GTGGGTATGGCCTATGGCGTGCTGGCCCGGGCAGCGGGCTTATCTATATGGGAAACCGGTGCAATGAGCCTGATGGTTTTTGCCGGTGCCAGCCAGTTCATCGCCGTTGGCCTGATCGGTGCCAGCGCTGCCATCATTCCCATTGTGTTGACCACATTTGTGGTTAACGTGAGACATGTTCTGATGAGCTCAGTCATGGCAACCTATTTCAAAGGACAGCCACTCCGAACCCTTATCCCGCTTTCGGCCCAATTGACCGACGAATCATTTGCCCTGGCGATGGCAGATACCTCCCGCATGGCCGGAAAGCCGCGTTTTCAGATCGCTCTACAGATGACAGCATACTCCGCCTGGGTCGGCGGGTCAGTGGCCGGTGCATTCTTCGGGTCACTGGTCGACAGCGCCTCCTACGGCATACCCTTTGCCATGACGGCTCTCTTCATCTGCCTCCTGGTACCACAGATTAGAAGCCGGTCACACTTAGTGGTTGCAATTGTGGCGGGAGCAGTGGCGCTTATTTTTAAGGAAATGCTGCCAAATAACCTTTATATCATCGTGGCTGCGGTGGCGGCGGCGCTGGTTGGCTTGTGGCTGACTCAGGCGAGAGGAAAACCCGTAAAAACCATAGAGACAGTTGGAGAAAACAACTGA
- a CDS encoding transcriptional regulator MarR family/acetyltransferase, with protein sequence MSTDNIVYKEGFQPGFLGRMTQMQGEYYDVVHQVPGLNFEVMMARQMCDFHEQYIDGRDVVLTAHAGDMIVGYIAVVGSQQERTGARLRWFLIDERYRGQGIGRELLARAIDFCRAQGFTTAWLWTMEHLERARSLYESAGFKYTADSTIDIPEHGLILELTLD encoded by the coding sequence ATGTCAACTGACAATATCGTTTATAAAGAAGGTTTCCAACCTGGTTTTCTGGGTCGCATGACCCAGATGCAGGGAGAGTATTACGATGTCGTCCACCAGGTTCCCGGCCTGAACTTTGAAGTGATGATGGCGCGGCAGATGTGTGATTTCCATGAACAGTATATAGATGGCCGAGATGTCGTTTTGACCGCCCACGCTGGTGATATGATTGTAGGTTATATTGCAGTTGTCGGCTCTCAGCAAGAGCGTACCGGTGCCCGGCTGCGCTGGTTCTTAATCGATGAGCGGTATCGGGGCCAGGGTATAGGGCGGGAATTACTTGCCAGAGCCATAGACTTCTGCCGGGCACAAGGATTCACGACTGCCTGGCTATGGACGATGGAACATCTCGAACGGGCGCGGAGCCTGTATGAGTCGGCAGGTTTCAAATATACTGCCGACAGTACGATAGATATCCCCGAACACGGGCTCATCCTGGAACTTACACTTGACTAG
- a CDS encoding fumarate hydratase class I L(+)-tartrate dehydratase beta subunit (fumarate hydratase class I, aerobic; L(+)-tartrate dehydratase beta subunit), which translates to MIEWRQLQLPLSADTIAGLKAGDKVMLSGTIFAARDAAHKRFIAALDRGECLPIDLETAAIYYMGPSPTRPGDIIGSCGPTTSARMDKYTPRLLEQGLKVMIGKGNRSPDILDAIKQHDAVYLITIGGAGALLSTKVKNCEVVAYDDLGAEAVLKLEVERFPAVVAIDSQGNDVCQTGPAQYRTRGK; encoded by the coding sequence ATGATAGAGTGGCGGCAGCTTCAATTACCTCTGTCGGCGGATACAATCGCCGGACTCAAGGCCGGCGATAAGGTGATGTTGTCCGGTACCATATTTGCCGCCCGTGACGCAGCTCATAAGCGCTTCATTGCCGCGCTGGACCGCGGTGAATGTTTGCCTATTGACCTTGAAACAGCGGCAATCTATTATATGGGCCCGTCGCCGACCCGTCCGGGTGACATTATCGGTTCTTGCGGTCCGACAACCAGCGCCCGTATGGATAAATATACCCCGCGCCTGCTGGAGCAGGGTTTGAAGGTGATGATAGGCAAGGGCAATCGCTCACCAGACATTTTAGATGCCATAAAACAGCATGATGCCGTCTATCTGATTACTATCGGCGGCGCCGGTGCCCTGCTGTCGACCAAAGTGAAGAATTGTGAAGTTGTGGCCTATGATGACCTTGGCGCTGAGGCAGTACTCAAACTGGAAGTAGAGCGTTTCCCGGCAGTGGTGGCCATTGACTCTCAGGGCAATGATGTATGCCAAACCGGTCCTGCCCAGTATCGCACAAGGGGTAAATGA
- a CDS encoding fumarate hydratase class I L(+)-tartrate dehydratase alpha subunit (fumarate hydratase class I, aerobic; L(+)-tartrate dehydratase alpha subunit) has protein sequence MTALLRLSYNSSMREIQTSVITNTIAQLAQEANYELAPDVLQALSRAKDDERSPLGREMLDSIIENAHRAPELRKPLCQDCGVVVVFIDIGQDVHLIGDSLNAAITDGVRQGYAKGYLRKSMVAHPFSERENTGDNTPPVIHYRVVPGDQIKISLMAKGSGAENMSRLFMLKPADGRSGIIDAVVKTVEDAGGKPCPPLIVGIGVGGTAEMAMILAKRSLLRRVGETGSDAETESLEGDILLRVNNLGIGTLGLGGTVTALAVHVESVPCHIASLPVAVNLQCHSARHKEAVI, from the coding sequence ATGACAGCCTTGCTCCGCCTGTCCTATAATAGCTCCATGCGTGAAATCCAAACCTCAGTTATAACAAACACTATTGCCCAATTGGCGCAGGAAGCCAACTATGAGCTGGCACCGGACGTGCTACAGGCGTTATCCAGAGCTAAAGACGATGAGCGCTCGCCGCTGGGTCGTGAGATGCTGGATAGCATCATAGAAAATGCCCACCGTGCGCCGGAACTCCGCAAACCGTTGTGCCAGGACTGCGGTGTGGTAGTGGTCTTTATTGACATCGGACAGGATGTACACCTTATCGGCGACAGTTTGAACGCAGCAATCACTGATGGTGTCAGGCAGGGTTACGCCAAAGGGTATTTAAGAAAATCAATGGTGGCGCACCCGTTTAGCGAACGTGAAAACACCGGAGACAACACCCCGCCGGTCATTCACTATAGAGTTGTCCCCGGCGACCAGATTAAGATTAGCCTCATGGCTAAAGGTTCCGGTGCGGAAAATATGAGCCGACTATTCATGCTCAAACCTGCTGATGGCCGTTCCGGTATCATCGATGCGGTTGTGAAGACGGTGGAGGACGCAGGCGGCAAACCATGTCCGCCGTTGATTGTGGGTATCGGTGTCGGGGGCACAGCGGAGATGGCTATGATCCTGGCCAAGCGTTCCCTTTTGCGCCGGGTCGGGGAGACTGGGTCTGACGCCGAAACTGAGTCCCTGGAAGGTGATATCCTTTTACGGGTCAACAATCTTGGCATCGGAACATTGGGCTTAGGCGGCACGGTTACCGCCCTGGCAGTTCATGTTGAAAGTGTGCCTTGCCATATTGCCAGTCTGCCCGTGGCTGTCAATTTACAGTGTCACAGCGCCCGCCACAAGGAGGCCGTTATATGA
- a CDS encoding malate dehydrogenase — protein MKITVVGAGNVGATLAQRLIEKDFADIALVDVVEGIPQGKTLDMRQSANVLGFTHSIVGSNTYDITAGSDIVVITAGIARKPGMTRDELIGINAKIVREVVEKSLALSPEAIFIIVTNPVDTMTYLTLKVSGLPRNRIFGLSGVLDGGRLAAFIAEELKVHASDVMPCVMGEHGGSMVVYPRFTMVNGKPLSGLVDEVKQKALADRTVNGGAEIVSIMKTSSAFYAPSASVSYMVNAVASDSGAQMNCAAYLDGEYGLHDVVIGVPVRLGRTGIIKIIELPLNAGEKSALETSAETVRKTISALNL, from the coding sequence ATGAAAATCACTGTAGTTGGTGCCGGTAATGTCGGCGCTACTTTAGCTCAGCGCTTGATTGAAAAAGACTTTGCTGATATCGCGCTTGTTGATGTCGTTGAGGGTATTCCTCAGGGCAAGACACTGGATATGCGGCAGTCGGCAAATGTCTTGGGTTTTACGCACAGCATAGTAGGCTCAAACACCTATGATATAACGGCTGGCTCCGATATTGTGGTTATCACCGCCGGTATTGCCCGTAAACCGGGCATGACCCGCGATGAACTTATCGGCATCAATGCCAAAATTGTCCGTGAGGTGGTGGAGAAATCGTTAGCGCTGTCACCCGAAGCTATATTCATCATTGTCACCAATCCGGTGGACACCATGACCTACCTCACTTTGAAGGTTAGCGGTCTGCCGCGTAATCGTATTTTTGGCCTCTCAGGAGTTCTTGACGGCGGCCGGTTAGCCGCTTTCATCGCAGAAGAACTGAAAGTCCACGCCTCCGATGTCATGCCCTGCGTCATGGGTGAACACGGCGGCAGTATGGTGGTCTATCCCCGTTTCACCATGGTTAACGGAAAGCCTCTTTCGGGACTTGTTGATGAGGTCAAACAGAAAGCCCTGGCTGACCGTACCGTCAATGGTGGCGCCGAGATTGTTAGCATCATGAAAACGAGTTCGGCGTTCTATGCTCCGTCAGCTTCAGTGTCTTATATGGTTAATGCGGTGGCATCGGATTCCGGCGCTCAGATGAACTGCGCTGCTTATCTTGACGGAGAATACGGCCTTCATGACGTGGTTATCGGTGTCCCGGTGCGATTAGGACGTACCGGCATCATAAAAATAATCGAATTGCCGCTTAATGCCGGGGAAAAATCAGCCCTTGAGACTTCTGCGGAGACGGTCAGAAAAACGATCTCGGCCTTGAATCTGTAG
- a CDS encoding isocitrate dehydrogenase [NAD], with protein sequence MIHNVTLIPGDGIGPEISDATRRVLEATGVKFNWDIVHAGTDVIADYGTPLPDHVLDSIRKNKTAIKGPITTPVGSGFRSVNVAIRKALDLYTCLRPCKSYTGVPSRYENIDLVIVRENMEDLYAGIEFERGTDWAEKLKQMLKDKGEKQIREDAGFSIKMISETGTRRIVKYAFEYATRYGRKKVTAVHKANILKFSDGLFLSVARDVAKNYPEIEFEDRIVDNMTMQLVKNPLQFDVIVCPNLYGDILSDLCAGLVGGLGVAPGGNIGDDYAVFEPTHGSAPKYKGLNKVNPMAMMLSGVLMLRHLNEVDAANRLEAAIAKVIAEGTSVTYDIAAQGVTAVGTAEVADAIIEKLS encoded by the coding sequence ATGATTCATAATGTAACTTTAATTCCCGGCGACGGTATCGGTCCTGAAATATCAGATGCCACCCGTCGTGTTCTGGAAGCCACCGGTGTCAAGTTTAATTGGGATATTGTACATGCCGGAACCGATGTCATTGCTGATTATGGCACACCGCTGCCGGACCATGTTTTAGACTCTATCAGGAAGAATAAAACTGCCATCAAAGGTCCGATCACTACGCCGGTTGGCTCCGGGTTCAGGAGCGTCAATGTGGCTATCCGAAAAGCACTGGACCTCTATACCTGTCTGCGGCCATGCAAGAGCTACACGGGGGTACCGTCGCGCTATGAAAACATAGACCTGGTCATCGTAAGGGAGAACATGGAAGACCTCTACGCAGGGATTGAGTTTGAGCGCGGTACAGACTGGGCGGAAAAACTTAAACAAATGCTTAAGGATAAGGGTGAGAAGCAGATACGCGAGGACGCTGGTTTTTCTATAAAAATGATCTCGGAGACGGGGACAAGGCGCATCGTAAAATACGCTTTTGAATATGCCACCCGTTACGGCCGCAAGAAAGTCACCGCAGTGCATAAGGCTAACATCCTGAAGTTTTCTGATGGCCTGTTCCTGTCGGTTGCCCGTGATGTTGCCAAGAATTATCCCGAAATTGAATTTGAAGACCGTATTGTGGATAACATGACGATGCAACTGGTGAAGAACCCGCTGCAGTTTGACGTTATCGTTTGTCCAAACCTGTATGGCGATATTCTGTCCGACCTTTGCGCCGGATTGGTAGGCGGCCTGGGTGTGGCGCCGGGTGGTAATATTGGTGACGATTACGCTGTTTTTGAACCGACTCATGGCAGCGCCCCCAAATACAAAGGCTTAAACAAGGTCAATCCCATGGCGATGATGCTTTCCGGTGTGCTGATGCTGCGTCATCTTAATGAGGTAGATGCGGCTAACCGCTTGGAAGCGGCTATCGCCAAGGTCATAGCTGAGGGAACGAGCGTGACCTATGATATTGCCGCACAAGGCGTTACGGCTGTGGGCACGGCTGAAGTGGCAGATGCCATAATTGAAAAACTTAGCTAG
- a CDS encoding aconitate hydratase small subunit, which produces MLKGKAFKFGDNISTDLIAPGRLVHLRSNLPELAKHVLEDADPAFAARVKPGDFVVGGSNFGLGSSREHAPVIIKMAGVSAVLAKSVARIFFRNAINVGLPVLVCDTDRINEGDELEVDLATGVIHDKTNGETLTFGKIPDAMLAILNEGGLMPYIKKYGDFKI; this is translated from the coding sequence ATGCTTAAAGGCAAAGCTTTTAAATTTGGTGATAATATTTCCACCGACCTGATCGCACCCGGCCGTTTGGTGCACTTGCGGAGCAATCTGCCGGAGCTGGCCAAACATGTGTTGGAAGACGCTGACCCGGCATTTGCTGCCCGGGTGAAACCGGGAGACTTTGTGGTTGGCGGCTCAAATTTTGGTTTGGGTTCCAGCAGGGAACACGCACCGGTTATTATAAAGATGGCCGGAGTGAGTGCGGTGCTAGCTAAGTCAGTGGCACGTATCTTTTTCCGCAATGCTATCAACGTGGGTCTGCCGGTGCTTGTTTGTGACACTGACAGGATAAACGAGGGTGATGAACTGGAAGTAGACCTGGCGACGGGGGTGATCCATGACAAAACCAATGGTGAGACACTCACTTTCGGTAAGATTCCTGATGCCATGCTGGCTATTCTCAATGAAGGCGGCCTGATGCCGTATATTAAAAAGTACGGCGATTTCAAGATATAA